One window of the Spirochaetota bacterium genome contains the following:
- a CDS encoding PAS domain S-box protein, translated as MKAGRRCAGARSSRMGTGWRFALEKPAKTGYYWFIFACSLMSTFDHCELPGTWDRVFKYPREIPLEPETRLPRGGKYETGACTAMNEIEQKYRELVETTDTGFVILKGDGTVVDANSQYVRLTGHESLADIMNRSVIEWTAPYDRERNALAVKVCLEQGRIRDLEIDYAGPGGAVTTVEINATVYGKGGELRILSLCRDISGRKLMERSLHESERWNRSLIAAMPDLMFVLSRDGVFLDFKAEKSEELLFPPSEILGKNIRDMAFMPDQRALVLEKIESALKTKAVTEFEYFLSMAEDSEIWSARMIAMDDDKVLVLVRDITERARAEEKLRNANRQLSDIIEFLPDATFIIDAEKKIIAWNRAIEVMTGVEKKDILGMDHHYSAVPFYGRPRSYIMDLLDNDDPALVARYDYVRRNGNVIYAEVFVPSLYGNRGAYIFIAASRLFDGEGAIIGSIESIRDITERKRAEEALRASEERYRALYRDNPTMYFTLDTEGTVVSVNDFGASQLGYSIEELVGRPVLQVFYEPDKSEVVRKLGICLENPGETFRWQFRKIRKNGSILWVDEVARAVHSPDGVISVLVVCSDVTEQKIAEEEKQRLQDELRQAQKMDSIGRLTGGIAHDFNNLLTAIMGNSSLALLDLSPNDPLHATLTEIHKASVSAASLTKQLLAFSRKQIIEPQMLDINRALGEMQRMLKRIIGEDITLTTNLRDDIGIVRIDPGQFEQIIINLVVNSRDAMQDGGALTIETAHADLDDAYCASHAEVAPGPYLKLTVRDSGCGMSAETLEHLFEPFYTTKGRGKGTGLGLATVYGSVKQNKGSIEIESEPGKGTTVTIFLPAAAGAAAAGAVHRAAMGPATGTETVMLVEDEPVVRDFTIKVLRRFGYTVLHYPDAESALEAAKRTETKIDLLVTDVVLPGMNGRVLARRIANIRPGIKVLFSSGYTDDVILRHGIFEEGLHFIGKPYAPEAFARKIREVLDEKA; from the coding sequence ATGAAAGCCGGGCGAAGGTGCGCGGGAGCCCGATCATCCCGAATGGGGACGGGATGGAGATTCGCGCTCGAAAAACCTGCAAAAACAGGTTATTATTGGTTCATTTTTGCTTGTAGTTTGATGAGCACCTTCGACCATTGCGAATTACCCGGGACGTGGGACCGGGTTTTCAAATATCCCAGGGAAATTCCCCTTGAACCGGAAACCCGCCTCCCGCGGGGCGGAAAATACGAGACGGGTGCGTGCACGGCGATGAATGAAATTGAGCAAAAATACAGGGAACTCGTCGAAACGACGGATACCGGGTTCGTCATCCTGAAAGGCGATGGAACGGTCGTGGATGCGAACAGCCAATACGTGCGGCTGACCGGCCATGAATCGCTGGCCGATATCATGAACAGGAGCGTCATTGAATGGACGGCGCCGTACGACAGGGAACGGAACGCCCTGGCCGTCAAGGTATGCCTGGAGCAGGGGCGCATCAGGGATCTTGAAATAGACTACGCCGGACCCGGCGGCGCCGTCACGACCGTCGAGATCAACGCGACCGTGTACGGGAAGGGCGGGGAACTGCGCATCCTTTCGCTCTGCCGTGATATCAGCGGACGGAAGCTGATGGAACGGTCGCTCCACGAAAGCGAGCGGTGGAACCGGTCCCTCATCGCGGCGATGCCGGACCTCATGTTTGTGCTCTCGCGGGACGGGGTATTTCTCGACTTCAAGGCCGAGAAGAGCGAGGAACTGCTGTTCCCCCCGTCCGAGATACTCGGAAAAAACATCCGCGACATGGCCTTCATGCCGGACCAGCGTGCGCTGGTCCTCGAAAAAATAGAGAGCGCCCTCAAGACAAAAGCAGTCACCGAATTCGAATATTTTCTTTCCATGGCCGAGGACTCCGAGATCTGGTCGGCAAGGATGATCGCCATGGACGACGATAAGGTGCTGGTGCTCGTCCGGGATATCACCGAACGCGCCCGCGCCGAGGAGAAGCTTAGAAACGCCAACAGACAGCTGTCCGATATAATCGAGTTCCTTCCGGACGCGACGTTCATCATCGACGCCGAAAAAAAGATCATTGCGTGGAACCGCGCGATCGAGGTGATGACGGGCGTCGAGAAAAAGGACATCCTGGGCATGGACCACCACTACAGCGCCGTTCCCTTCTACGGCCGGCCGCGCTCCTACATCATGGACCTCCTGGACAACGACGATCCCGCGCTCGTCGCCCGGTACGATTACGTCAGGCGGAACGGGAACGTCATCTACGCGGAGGTGTTCGTGCCGTCGCTGTACGGGAATCGGGGGGCATACATTTTCATCGCTGCATCGCGGCTCTTCGACGGTGAGGGCGCGATAATAGGATCGATCGAATCGATCCGCGACATCACGGAGCGTAAACGTGCCGAGGAAGCCCTGCGCGCAAGCGAGGAGCGGTACAGGGCCCTGTACCGCGACAACCCCACGATGTACTTCACGCTTGATACGGAGGGAACGGTAGTATCGGTCAACGATTTCGGCGCGAGCCAGCTCGGGTATTCCATCGAGGAACTCGTCGGCAGGCCGGTGCTGCAGGTGTTTTACGAGCCGGACAAAAGTGAGGTCGTCAGGAAGCTGGGCATCTGCCTGGAAAACCCGGGAGAAACGTTCCGCTGGCAGTTCCGTAAGATCAGGAAGAACGGGAGCATCCTGTGGGTGGACGAGGTCGCCCGCGCAGTGCATAGTCCCGACGGGGTGATCTCCGTCCTCGTCGTGTGCAGCGATGTGACGGAGCAGAAAATCGCGGAGGAGGAGAAGCAGCGGCTCCAGGACGAGCTTCGGCAGGCCCAGAAGATGGATTCCATAGGACGGCTTACCGGCGGGATCGCGCACGATTTCAACAATTTATTAACGGCCATAATGGGAAATTCCTCGCTCGCCCTGCTGGACCTCTCGCCCAACGATCCGCTCCACGCCACCCTGACGGAGATACACAAGGCCTCCGTGAGCGCGGCCTCGCTTACGAAACAGCTCCTCGCCTTCAGCAGGAAGCAGATCATCGAGCCGCAGATGCTCGACATCAATCGCGCGCTGGGCGAGATGCAGAGAATGCTCAAGCGGATCATCGGGGAAGACATCACGCTCACGACAAACCTCCGGGACGATATCGGGATCGTCCGGATCGACCCGGGGCAGTTTGAGCAGATCATCATCAACCTGGTCGTAAATTCCCGGGACGCGATGCAGGACGGGGGCGCGCTCACCATCGAGACCGCCCATGCCGACCTGGACGACGCGTACTGCGCCTCCCATGCCGAGGTCGCCCCCGGTCCGTATCTGAAGCTTACGGTACGCGACAGCGGATGCGGCATGTCCGCCGAAACGCTGGAGCACCTCTTCGAGCCTTTTTACACGACGAAGGGCCGCGGCAAGGGGACGGGGCTGGGCCTTGCCACGGTGTACGGATCGGTGAAGCAGAACAAGGGATCGATCGAGATCGAATCGGAACCGGGGAAGGGGACGACGGTGACGATATTCCTTCCCGCTGCCGCGGGGGCGGCCGCGGCGGGCGCCGTGCACAGGGCGGCGATGGGCCCTGCGACCGGCACCGAGACGGTGATGCTGGTCGAGGACGAGCCCGTGGTACGGGACTTCACCATCAAGGTCCTGCGCAGGTTCGGTTACACGGTGCTTCATTACCCCGATGCGGAGAGCGCGCTCGAGGCCGCGAAGCGGACGGAAACAAAAATCGATCTCCTGGTCACCGATGTTGTTCTGCCGGGAATGAACGGCAGGGTCCTTGCCAGGCGGATCGCGAATATCCGTCCGGGAATTAAAGTCCTTTTCAGCTCCGGTTACACGGACGACGTGATCCTGCGTCACGGCATCTTCGAGGA